A genomic stretch from Dyella sp. M7H15-1 includes:
- a CDS encoding mitochondrial fission ELM1 family protein, producing MNETAPAGECWAITDHAAGNQRQALALAERLGMPVRHLVLSPRAPWSWFSPHFVLGGRLALPRAQRDIFAPPWPDVAIGCGRSAALLTRMLRKLASGHCHAVQILDPRITPTHWDTVITPRHDPLSGTNVLQPLGSLNPIDDAWLEDGREAWPTLGKLPSPRVGVLIGGPRSGIRIDADYARHLVARLLARQHAEGGSLLILASRRTPDAVMEVLRAAVRDVPGLFWSGADDSSNPYPGVLGWADRLVVTPDSVNMLSEACSVGCTVQTLVSLPLPGKLARFHQSLRETGLLHDLDSHSPVRQTPFRETEAIAAEVRRRMLAV from the coding sequence GTGAACGAGACAGCACCGGCAGGCGAATGCTGGGCCATCACCGACCACGCTGCCGGCAATCAGCGCCAGGCGCTGGCTTTAGCCGAGCGGCTAGGCATGCCAGTGCGCCATCTGGTGCTATCGCCCCGCGCACCCTGGTCCTGGTTTTCGCCCCACTTCGTGCTCGGCGGCCGACTGGCCCTGCCCCGCGCACAACGTGACATCTTCGCACCGCCGTGGCCTGACGTGGCGATCGGTTGCGGCCGCAGTGCCGCCCTACTCACGCGGATGCTGCGCAAACTGGCGAGCGGCCATTGCCATGCTGTACAGATTCTCGATCCACGCATCACCCCCACGCATTGGGATACGGTCATAACACCCCGCCACGACCCGCTTAGCGGCACCAACGTGCTGCAACCGCTGGGATCACTGAACCCCATCGACGATGCCTGGCTGGAAGATGGCCGCGAAGCCTGGCCAACGCTTGGCAAACTGCCCTCCCCCCGCGTTGGTGTGTTGATCGGCGGACCGCGCAGCGGCATCCGTATCGACGCTGACTACGCACGGCATTTGGTGGCTCGATTGTTGGCGCGTCAGCACGCAGAGGGCGGCAGCCTGCTGATACTTGCCTCTCGCCGCACCCCGGATGCCGTCATGGAAGTGCTACGTGCAGCAGTACGCGATGTTCCCGGACTGTTCTGGTCGGGGGCGGACGACAGCAGCAATCCTTATCCCGGCGTGTTGGGTTGGGCTGATCGGCTAGTGGTGACACCCGATTCCGTGAATATGCTCAGCGAAGCCTGCTCGGTTGGCTGTACAGTGCAAACGCTGGTGTCCTTACCGCTACCGGGCAAGCTTGCACGTTTTCATCAAAGCCTTCGCGAGACCGGGTTGCTGCATGATCTGGACAGCCATTCGCCAGTGCGTCAGACGCCGTTTCGTGAAACCGAAGCCATTGCGGCAGAAGTGCGCAGACGGATGCTTGCCGTTTGA
- a CDS encoding peptidoglycan-binding domain-containing protein: protein MSKQHKPEQEQATTHPLKQGEAGDEVMQLQQQLGRIGYHDIDRKLHADGVFGKRTRNAVEAFQYDYGLVVDGVAGNKTQTALKHAERRQQHLSVRAFNNDAD, encoded by the coding sequence ATGTCTAAACAGCACAAACCCGAACAAGAGCAAGCAACCACCCATCCGCTCAAGCAAGGCGAAGCCGGCGACGAGGTCATGCAACTACAGCAGCAGCTCGGCCGGATCGGCTATCACGACATCGATCGCAAGCTGCATGCCGATGGTGTTTTTGGTAAGCGTACGCGCAACGCGGTCGAGGCATTCCAATACGATTACGGCTTGGTCGTCGACGGTGTAGCGGGCAACAAAACGCAAACCGCTTTGAAGCATGCAGAGCGTCGGCAACAACATCTGTCTGTGCGAGCTTTCAACAATGATGCCGATTGA
- the glnE gene encoding bifunctional [glutamate--ammonia ligase]-adenylyl-L-tyrosine phosphorylase/[glutamate--ammonia-ligase] adenylyltransferase — protein sequence MTTVLTESLDLRALIDDRYAQLAACCRAAGVPLHDDAGVAERIRRTLLASDFAFETLRSQPQLLAPQGLERLRLGSDAASRIAALKLGADEAASMAVLRRFRHAEALRLVFRDVNQLDELPEILSATSVLYEALLGSALEWSERTLASRYGRARGEDGSLQRLIVIGFGKLGGNELNFSSDIDLVLAYPHGGESDGTRSLDNSEYFVRLARQLVRLLHEPTTDGICARVDLRLRPFGNAGRLALPFSAMEQYYQREGRDWERYAWIKARTVAGDRGAGKQLQEMLRPFVYRKYLDYTAFAGLREMKALIDAEVARKDLADNLKLGPGGIREIEFIVQLVQLIRGGREPSLRVRGLLPALTACEARGHIPAVRARALREAYVFLRRMENRVQMMRDAQIHDLPEDDLSRERLALGLDYPAWEPLVEALARHREIVATEFAAMLMPEGGAKANVPAADAVLWQRACDESLDARVLEASGFVPGGDAVEALLKLQQGASLRAMSARAREWLDHLMPKLLAVARDTAAPVPCLLRLCRLVQTVARRPSYLSLLEEQPAARKRLAQLFADSAFLAERVIAQPLLLDDVLDPRIDQLPLKRADISAEIAHVLTTLDEREAEAELERINEFKSSIAFRLGLAFNDGRADAVATARRLGALAESVVNAVTALAEREIIAQHGRLPGQGSGFSVLGYGSLGGEELGFASDLDLVFVFDGQRAQAMSDGPRPLDGSRWYQRLTQRVMNWLTVLTRAGRLYEVDTRLRPDGSKGLLVGSLESFVAYQESRAWTWEHQALLRARPVAGDPVLNAELAEVRRRTLVVPRDRNAVLAEVSSMRQRWRTERDRSDALQFDLKQGHGGLLDIEFALQGMVLAHADHAPGLLSITANVGLIEACRGAGLLDATQANCFSRAHAEFLRRALLCTLDLRSRIASRDEALDTLCSDVNTVTRTLGFDF from the coding sequence GTGACTACTGTTCTCACCGAATCCCTCGACTTGCGCGCCCTGATCGATGATCGTTACGCGCAACTGGCCGCCTGTTGCCGTGCCGCTGGTGTGCCGTTGCATGACGATGCTGGTGTGGCGGAGCGCATCCGCCGTACCTTGCTGGCCAGTGACTTTGCCTTCGAGACCTTGCGGAGCCAGCCGCAATTGTTGGCTCCGCAAGGTCTGGAGCGCTTGCGCTTGGGCAGCGATGCGGCGTCGCGCATCGCTGCTTTGAAACTTGGCGCGGACGAAGCAGCTAGCATGGCGGTGTTGCGCCGCTTCCGGCACGCCGAGGCATTGCGGCTGGTGTTTCGCGACGTCAATCAGTTGGACGAGTTGCCGGAAATCCTTTCCGCCACCAGTGTGCTCTATGAAGCTTTGCTTGGCAGTGCGCTGGAATGGTCCGAGCGCACGCTCGCCTCGCGCTATGGTCGTGCGCGTGGTGAGGATGGGAGCTTGCAGCGATTGATCGTGATCGGCTTTGGCAAGTTGGGCGGTAATGAGCTGAATTTCTCTTCAGACATTGATCTGGTGTTGGCGTATCCGCATGGTGGCGAGAGTGACGGGACGCGCTCGTTGGACAACAGCGAGTATTTCGTGCGCCTGGCGCGCCAGCTCGTGCGCTTGCTGCATGAGCCGACGACCGATGGCATTTGCGCACGCGTAGACTTGCGCTTGCGACCTTTTGGTAATGCTGGTCGCCTGGCTTTGCCCTTCAGCGCCATGGAACAGTACTACCAGCGCGAAGGTCGCGACTGGGAGCGCTACGCCTGGATCAAGGCGCGTACCGTGGCGGGTGATCGTGGCGCCGGCAAACAACTACAGGAAATGCTGCGGCCCTTTGTCTACCGCAAATATCTCGATTACACCGCTTTCGCCGGACTGCGCGAAATGAAAGCGTTGATCGATGCCGAAGTCGCACGCAAGGACCTAGCTGACAATCTCAAACTTGGACCGGGCGGCATTCGCGAGATCGAGTTCATCGTGCAATTGGTGCAGCTTATCCGCGGCGGTCGCGAACCAAGTCTGCGCGTGCGTGGCTTGCTGCCGGCACTCACCGCTTGCGAGGCACGTGGGCATATCCCCGCCGTGCGTGCGCGTGCGCTGCGTGAGGCGTACGTGTTCTTGCGTCGTATGGAAAATCGCGTGCAGATGATGCGCGATGCGCAAATACATGACCTGCCCGAGGATGACCTTAGTCGCGAACGTCTTGCCTTGGGATTGGATTACCCTGCGTGGGAGCCGTTGGTGGAAGCATTGGCCAGGCATCGCGAGATTGTCGCTACGGAGTTTGCTGCCATGCTGATGCCCGAGGGTGGTGCGAAGGCTAACGTGCCAGCGGCGGATGCCGTGTTGTGGCAGCGCGCTTGCGACGAATCGCTGGATGCACGCGTGCTGGAGGCATCCGGTTTCGTGCCTGGCGGGGATGCCGTCGAGGCTTTGCTCAAGTTGCAGCAGGGCGCTTCATTACGTGCCATGTCGGCGCGCGCGCGCGAATGGCTCGATCATCTGATGCCGAAGTTGCTCGCCGTCGCACGCGATACAGCCGCTCCGGTGCCTTGTCTGTTGCGTTTGTGTCGGCTTGTGCAGACCGTAGCGCGCCGTCCTTCTTATTTGTCACTGCTGGAGGAGCAACCCGCGGCACGCAAACGTCTGGCGCAGCTTTTTGCCGACAGCGCCTTTCTCGCGGAGCGGGTGATCGCCCAGCCCTTGCTTTTGGATGACGTATTGGATCCGCGTATCGACCAGTTGCCACTCAAGCGTGCTGATATCAGTGCCGAGATCGCGCATGTGCTAACGACACTGGATGAGCGCGAAGCCGAGGCGGAGCTGGAACGCATCAATGAATTCAAATCGAGCATTGCGTTTCGACTAGGGTTGGCTTTCAACGACGGTCGTGCGGATGCAGTGGCCACGGCGCGCCGCCTGGGTGCACTGGCCGAATCGGTGGTCAATGCGGTGACCGCGCTGGCCGAGCGCGAAATCATTGCTCAGCATGGCCGGCTTCCCGGTCAGGGCTCAGGGTTTTCGGTATTGGGCTACGGCAGCCTGGGTGGCGAAGAGCTGGGTTTTGCCTCCGACCTGGATCTGGTGTTTGTCTTCGATGGCCAGCGTGCGCAGGCCATGAGCGACGGTCCGCGCCCGCTCGATGGTTCGCGCTGGTACCAGCGCCTGACCCAGCGAGTGATGAACTGGCTGACTGTGTTGACGCGCGCAGGGCGCTTGTATGAAGTGGATACGCGCCTGCGGCCGGATGGTTCGAAAGGCTTGCTGGTGGGGAGCCTGGAATCGTTCGTGGCTTATCAGGAAAGCCGGGCCTGGACTTGGGAGCATCAGGCGTTATTGCGTGCAAGGCCGGTGGCGGGTGATCCGGTGCTGAATGCCGAACTCGCCGAAGTCCGCCGCCGCACGCTTGTCGTGCCGCGTGATCGTAACGCGGTGCTCGCCGAGGTCAGCAGCATGCGGCAACGCTGGCGTACCGAGCGGGACCGATCGGATGCGCTGCAATTTGACTTGAAGCAAGGCCATGGTGGCTTGCTGGATATAGAGTTCGCTCTGCAGGGCATGGTGCTGGCCCACGCCGATCACGCGCCGGGCCTGTTGTCCATTACTGCCAATGTTGGCTTGATCGAGGCTTGCCGAGGAGCCGGTTTGCTGGATGCAACGCAGGCCAACTGCTTCAGCCGTGCTCATGCGGAGTTCCTGCGACGTGCATTGCTATGCACGCTGGATTTGCGTTCGCGTATCGCGTCACGTGATGAGGCGTTGGATACGCTATGCAGCGATGTGAATACGGTGACGCGAACGCTTGGGTTTGATTTTTAG
- a CDS encoding EF-hand domain-containing protein, with amino-acid sequence MKISDFLNRKLARRFRTYDLNKDGYVERSDFEEAAKRMSDEFGLKSGDAARKRLNELCLGVWDHQLVAADSNGDGKLTESEYKAAFASGLLETPANFEQGYEPFLDAIMDIADSDRDGRLSRAEHVRWITSLMNVSTDDAQEIARRLDGDNDGFIERRDILKAIHDYYFDEAPQSAGSWLLGTL; translated from the coding sequence GTGAAAATCAGCGACTTCCTGAACCGAAAACTTGCTCGCCGCTTCCGCACCTATGATCTGAACAAGGACGGCTATGTCGAACGCTCCGACTTTGAGGAAGCTGCGAAGCGTATGAGTGACGAGTTCGGGCTGAAGTCAGGCGATGCGGCCCGGAAGAGGCTCAACGAATTGTGTCTGGGCGTATGGGATCACCAGCTTGTTGCCGCCGATAGCAATGGTGACGGGAAGCTAACGGAAAGCGAGTACAAGGCAGCGTTCGCGTCTGGCTTGCTGGAGACTCCAGCCAACTTCGAGCAGGGGTATGAGCCTTTTCTCGATGCCATCATGGATATTGCCGACAGCGATCGCGATGGGCGGCTCAGTCGCGCCGAGCATGTACGCTGGATTACTTCGTTGATGAATGTGTCCACCGATGACGCACAGGAGATTGCGCGTCGACTGGATGGCGATAATGACGGGTTTATCGAGCGGCGCGATATCCTGAAGGCAATTCACGATTACTACTTCGACGAGGCCCCGCAGTCCGCCGGTAGTTGGTTGCTAGGGACCTTATGA
- a CDS encoding DNA-3-methyladenine glycosylase I, whose protein sequence is MASRIRCHWAADGELMQNYHDTEWGVPLHDDQVLFEFLCLEGAQAGLSWRTVLHKRDNYRKAFHDFDIARVAAMKDRDLEKLLLDPGLIRNRLKMTATRDNAKASLAAIDEHGSLDAYLWSFVGGKPVHNRWRTRSEVPASTHVSDQMSKDLKKRGFRFIGTTICYAFMQATGMVNDHLVECFRHKACASKH, encoded by the coding sequence ATGGCGTCGCGTATTCGCTGTCATTGGGCAGCCGATGGTGAGTTGATGCAGAACTATCACGACACCGAGTGGGGTGTGCCGTTGCACGATGACCAGGTCCTGTTCGAATTCCTGTGTCTGGAGGGCGCGCAGGCCGGGCTGTCATGGCGGACCGTATTGCACAAGCGCGACAATTACCGGAAAGCCTTCCACGACTTTGACATTGCCCGCGTCGCCGCGATGAAAGACCGGGATCTGGAAAAGCTGTTGCTCGATCCCGGCCTGATTCGCAATCGCCTCAAGATGACCGCCACGCGGGATAACGCCAAGGCATCCCTGGCGGCCATCGACGAGCACGGCAGTCTGGATGCCTACCTCTGGTCATTCGTCGGCGGTAAGCCGGTTCATAACCGCTGGCGGACCCGGAGCGAGGTACCTGCCAGCACGCACGTATCGGACCAGATGAGCAAGGATCTGAAAAAACGCGGGTTCCGCTTCATCGGCACCACCATCTGCTATGCCTTCATGCAGGCCACTGGCATGGTCAACGACCATCTGGTGGAGTGCTTCCGGCACAAGGCTTGTGCAAGCAAACATTAG
- a CDS encoding malonic semialdehyde reductase produces MSDKLAEVALDQLFRNARTYNAFLPKPVSDEQLHALYELAKFGPTSANCSPMRVVFVKSAAAKEKLKPWLSEGNRAKTLAAPVTAIIANDHEFYEKLPQLFPHADARSWFVGNQELIERTAFRNATLQGAYVLMAARALGLDCGPMSGFDNAGVDDAFFAGTKIKSNFLINIGYGDASRDLFPRSPRLSFDEACQVE; encoded by the coding sequence ATGAGCGATAAGCTTGCCGAGGTGGCACTGGACCAGTTGTTCCGCAACGCACGTACCTACAACGCCTTCCTGCCCAAGCCGGTGAGCGATGAGCAGTTGCACGCGCTCTACGAACTGGCGAAGTTCGGCCCGACCAGTGCCAACTGCTCGCCGATGCGGGTGGTGTTCGTGAAGTCGGCGGCGGCCAAGGAGAAGCTCAAGCCGTGGCTTTCCGAGGGTAATCGAGCCAAGACACTGGCCGCACCCGTCACGGCGATCATCGCCAATGACCACGAGTTCTACGAAAAGCTGCCACAACTTTTCCCGCACGCCGATGCACGTAGCTGGTTCGTTGGCAACCAGGAGCTGATCGAACGTACCGCATTCCGCAATGCGACCCTGCAGGGTGCTTATGTGCTCATGGCAGCCCGTGCGCTGGGTCTGGATTGCGGCCCGATGTCAGGCTTCGACAATGCCGGCGTGGACGACGCCTTCTTTGCCGGTACCAAGATCAAGTCGAACTTCCTGATTAATATCGGCTACGGCGACGCCAGTCGCGATCTGTTCCCGCGTAGCCCGCGGCTGTCGTTTGACGAAGCTTGCCAGGTGGAATAA
- a CDS encoding DUF4019 domain-containing protein: MTLSTINQPSLSGRLIRGCILSVALLGAGSAFAQQAPSGLEKAIATAGKWAAQADANQADAMWKASAPAMQSNVNQANWTKYIGEVRKQAGAQQSRSWYAVTKVDNPQGMPAGEYLNVVYATKFANAATVETVSMAKSGSNWQPIGYVVRPAEQTKPNAEAQKPAASK; the protein is encoded by the coding sequence ATGACGCTCAGCACCATCAACCAGCCCTCGCTGTCCGGGCGCCTGATCCGTGGATGTATTTTGTCGGTTGCGCTGCTTGGTGCGGGTTCAGCGTTCGCCCAACAGGCCCCCTCGGGACTTGAAAAAGCCATTGCCACAGCGGGCAAGTGGGCTGCACAGGCAGATGCCAATCAAGCGGACGCCATGTGGAAGGCTAGCGCCCCCGCGATGCAGAGTAATGTCAATCAGGCCAATTGGACCAAGTACATCGGCGAGGTGCGCAAGCAAGCTGGCGCTCAGCAGAGCCGTTCCTGGTATGCCGTGACCAAGGTGGACAACCCACAGGGCATGCCGGCGGGCGAATACCTCAACGTGGTCTATGCCACTAAGTTCGCCAATGCAGCCACAGTCGAAACCGTATCGATGGCCAAGAGCGGTTCCAACTGGCAGCCGATCGGCTACGTCGTTCGTCCCGCCGAGCAGACCAAACCAAATGCCGAGGCCCAGAAGCCTGCAGCCAGCAAGTAA
- a CDS encoding sulfatase-like hydrolase/transferase: protein MTAAFILLTGLMDGNDGVSASQLLAQPVYPLANAMPGLLLALVLLVLTRRVLFSFGLAYLTQAVMYSVNALKVANLGTPLLPADFRIVGQLSKGGMHVLGSYLPHSSWPYLAILGGIAAIVATWRLEPPLFARRTGGKRIVAGSLLGATLLTLLAGMPGWGNVYNGRELWLEPWSAAATTSHSGLVSSLMMFHLQDRRSKQKADPHAASQLLASTSDQVRARMQTPVDEGCALPDIVVVQSESFFDPSIMRGYQNAKLTPNLSRLAAQGMSGPLHVPTFGGGTIRTEFEVLTGLSLRYFSNMQFPYLQMYDRVVPSMVRTLRSHGYETVAIHGNDPTFWNRNTAFKTLGFDRFVSQSDFPTHAAMDGKYMADSAMTDEIMVQLKDYGPPQFLFAISLEAHGPYDVTPKDPAARNAIPVPASVDVKDKVEVQNYIYHMQHADQELGRLAALLAKRSRPTLLLFYGDHLPGLNDAYRAMNFIDGQDMLGQAGTWLLIDPRNPGHPQRVDMASWMLPGLLLERAGIHDDAYFALSQVLAPSLAMLTRAPGAVPPPIDAQQKQFDNDMASVAMLRMNGRLDKLLPASLLPANTAVAKQDDEDQGVPASAAMGVHH, encoded by the coding sequence ATGACGGCCGCCTTCATCCTGCTTACCGGCTTGATGGACGGCAATGATGGTGTGTCGGCCTCGCAACTGCTCGCACAGCCCGTCTACCCGCTGGCCAACGCCATGCCGGGACTGCTGTTGGCCTTGGTGTTGCTGGTGCTGACTCGCCGTGTCCTTTTTTCATTTGGGCTGGCCTACCTAACCCAGGCTGTGATGTACAGCGTCAACGCGCTCAAGGTTGCCAACCTCGGCACACCACTGCTACCGGCGGATTTCCGCATAGTCGGCCAGTTGAGCAAGGGCGGGATGCATGTGCTTGGCAGTTATCTGCCGCACAGCTCATGGCCGTACCTCGCCATCCTCGGCGGGATAGCTGCAATCGTGGCGACATGGCGCCTGGAGCCGCCGCTGTTTGCTCGCCGGACGGGCGGCAAGCGCATCGTCGCCGGCAGCCTGCTTGGCGCCACCTTGCTTACCCTGCTGGCTGGCATGCCAGGTTGGGGCAATGTGTACAACGGTCGCGAACTCTGGCTGGAGCCGTGGTCGGCAGCGGCAACCACCAGCCATTCCGGCCTGGTCAGTTCACTGATGATGTTCCATTTGCAGGATCGTCGCAGCAAGCAAAAGGCCGACCCCCATGCGGCAAGCCAGTTGCTTGCCTCCACCAGCGATCAGGTGCGCGCCCGCATGCAGACACCCGTGGATGAAGGTTGTGCCCTGCCCGACATCGTGGTGGTGCAAAGCGAATCGTTCTTCGACCCGAGCATCATGCGTGGTTATCAGAACGCCAAGCTCACACCCAACCTTTCCCGTCTTGCGGCACAAGGCATGAGCGGCCCACTGCATGTGCCGACCTTTGGCGGCGGCACCATTCGTACCGAATTCGAGGTACTCACCGGTCTGTCACTGCGCTACTTCAGCAACATGCAGTTCCCATATCTGCAGATGTACGACAGGGTTGTACCAAGCATGGTGCGCACCTTGCGTTCGCATGGCTATGAAACCGTAGCGATCCATGGCAACGACCCTACCTTCTGGAACCGTAACACCGCATTCAAAACGCTTGGCTTTGATCGCTTTGTTTCGCAATCCGACTTCCCGACCCATGCGGCGATGGATGGCAAATACATGGCTGACAGCGCGATGACCGACGAAATCATGGTGCAGCTCAAGGACTACGGCCCACCGCAATTCCTGTTCGCGATCAGCCTAGAAGCACATGGCCCGTATGACGTCACGCCGAAAGACCCTGCCGCACGCAACGCTATCCCCGTGCCCGCCTCGGTGGATGTCAAGGACAAGGTTGAAGTCCAGAACTACATCTATCACATGCAGCACGCCGACCAGGAGCTGGGACGCCTAGCAGCATTGCTCGCCAAGCGCAGCCGTCCGACCTTGCTGCTGTTTTACGGCGACCACTTGCCGGGCTTGAACGACGCCTATCGCGCCATGAACTTTATCGATGGCCAGGACATGCTGGGCCAGGCCGGCACATGGCTGCTAATCGATCCGCGCAACCCGGGCCATCCGCAGCGTGTCGACATGGCCTCGTGGATGTTGCCGGGCTTGCTGCTTGAACGCGCCGGCATCCACGACGATGCATACTTTGCACTGAGTCAGGTGCTGGCCCCCTCACTGGCAATGCTGACCCGCGCCCCCGGCGCGGTGCCGCCACCCATCGATGCGCAGCAGAAACAGTTCGATAACGACATGGCCAGCGTCGCCATGCTGCGCATGAACGGCAGGCTGGACAAGCTGTTGCCGGCAAGCCTGCTACCCGCCAACACCGCCGTGGCGAAGCAGGATGACGAAGATCAAGGGGTACCTGCTTCGGCAGCGATGGGAGTCCATCACTGA
- a CDS encoding LptA/OstA family protein, whose amino-acid sequence MNATQDSVNGFNAPNTMTTLTGHVVVTQGTMKATGDIAYVFISMPTRRSAAS is encoded by the coding sequence ATGAACGCCACGCAAGATTCGGTGAATGGATTCAATGCGCCCAATACGATGACCACACTGACCGGGCATGTGGTCGTCACGCAGGGCACGATGAAGGCTACCGGTGACATCGCGTATGTGTTTATCTCGATGCCGACACGCAGGTCAGCCGCATCGTGA